The proteins below are encoded in one region of Silene latifolia isolate original U9 population chromosome 2, ASM4854445v1, whole genome shotgun sequence:
- the LOC141630324 gene encoding actin-52-like: protein MPIDKVYTLPHAMTRLSMAGCDITDYLMKILTEKGRSVPTNIGRKIARDIKEKMSYIYLDFNHEVETVNTSSSVEERYEMSDGQVITVGSERFICSEALFKPSIIGLDALGIHEAVHYAMMKCDIDIREDMYRNFLLSGGTTMILGFVDRVSNEITDLADRASKEITALAPRSMKLKVIAPPERKYSAWIGGSILASLDTF, encoded by the coding sequence ATGCCAATCGATAAGGTCTATACACTTCCCCACGCTATGACACGTTTGAGTATGGCTGGATGCGACATCACCGACTACCTCATGAAGATTCTAACCGAGAAAGGACGCTCCGTTCCCACAAATATTGGTCGAAAAATTGCAAGGGATATAAAGGAGAAGATGTCTTACATTTATCTTGACTTCAACCATGAGGTTGAGACTGTCAATACCAGCTCATCGGTCGAGGAAAGATATGAAATGTCTGATGGTCAGGTTATTACCGTTGGATCTGAGCGTTTTATATGTTCTGAAGCCCTCTTCAAGCCATCAATTATTGGTCTGGACGCTTTGGGTATCCATGAAGCCGTTCACTACGCCATGATGAAGTGTGACATTGATATTAGGGAAGATATGTATCGTAACTTTTTGCTTAGTGGAGGAACCACAATGATCCTTGGGTTTGTTGATAGAGTGAGCAACGAAATAACTGATTTGGCTGATAGAGCTAGTAAGGAAATTACCGCTTTGGCTCCAAGAAGCATGAAGCTCAAAGTTATTGCCCCACCCGAGAGGAAGTACAGTGCCTGGATCGGAGGGTCCATTTTAGCGTCTCTCGACACATTCTAA